A window of Pedobacter lusitanus contains these coding sequences:
- a CDS encoding retropepsin-like aspartic protease encodes MSYGSIILIVLSLYFPLSVQAQTFQFSGNRQKQTISFTLVKNLIIIPVYVNEKGPYNFLLDTGVAQMIITDTTFLADLDLKNAQTVKVQGYGLGDNIEAVLTRNITARVGKATINNIPTAIFKKDIFDLSSYLGIKIYGILGHYFFNSFIVKINYSGNRLTFYNPDTKIEPKGTKIPIQITNGKPYINTQIETATLGKIDVELLIDNGSSHPLMMESLQDKPFPLPPTVIPANLGVGINGIINGNMGRIADLKLGTYNFTDVLTGFPDFNIERSTLEGKSRNGSLGSDILRHFLVTFDYQSGFLYLKKTNNRIPVFEHDMSGLEVYVIQGMKDRFYIGRIESGSPGELAGLQANDEITAINFSSVQHFTLNDLTELLKEHDGKQILIEILRGYDKHIYILKLKKRI; translated from the coding sequence TTGTCATACGGCTCAATTATTCTAATTGTTCTGTCTCTCTATTTCCCTTTATCAGTACAGGCGCAGACTTTTCAGTTTAGCGGAAACCGTCAAAAACAAACCATCAGTTTTACGCTGGTAAAAAATCTCATTATTATTCCGGTTTACGTGAATGAAAAGGGCCCTTATAATTTCCTGCTGGATACCGGGGTAGCCCAAATGATTATTACTGACACTACATTTCTAGCCGATCTGGATCTGAAAAACGCACAAACTGTAAAGGTCCAGGGCTATGGCCTTGGCGATAATATTGAAGCCGTGCTCACCAGAAATATTACGGCCAGAGTAGGTAAAGCAACGATCAATAATATTCCGACTGCCATATTCAAAAAAGATATTTTCGACCTGTCCAGTTATCTGGGAATTAAAATATATGGAATATTGGGGCATTACTTCTTTAATAGTTTCATTGTAAAAATCAATTATTCAGGAAACAGGCTTACTTTCTATAACCCTGATACTAAAATAGAACCTAAGGGTACAAAAATACCTATACAGATCACCAATGGTAAACCTTATATCAATACACAGATAGAAACAGCTACACTAGGCAAAATTGATGTAGAATTATTGATAGATAATGGTTCCAGCCATCCGCTGATGATGGAATCGCTCCAGGACAAACCTTTCCCTCTTCCTCCTACTGTAATCCCGGCAAATCTGGGTGTGGGAATTAATGGTATAATCAATGGAAATATGGGTAGAATAGCTGATTTGAAATTGGGTACTTATAATTTTACTGATGTATTAACAGGTTTTCCTGATTTCAATATAGAACGTTCAACCCTGGAAGGAAAATCAAGGAATGGCAGTCTTGGTTCAGATATCCTGCGCCATTTCCTGGTTACTTTTGATTATCAGAGTGGTTTTTTATATCTTAAAAAAACTAATAACCGTATTCCTGTTTTTGAGCATGACATGTCCGGACTTGAAGTCTATGTCATCCAGGGTATGAAAGACCGGTTTTATATCGGAAGGATTGAATCCGGATCTCCGGGAGAGCTGGCAGGTTTGCAGGCTAATGATGAAATTACGGCTATAAACTTTAGCTCTGTCCAGCATTTCACCTTAAATGATCTTACAGAATTGCTGAAAGAACACGATGGTAAACAAATCCTCATCGAGATCTTACGGGGCTATGATAAGCATATTTATATTCTCAAACTAAAAAAGAGAATTTAG
- the gap gene encoding type I glyceraldehyde-3-phosphate dehydrogenase, translating to MKLAINGFGRIGRIFLRAALDKNINVLAINDLGDPKTLAHLFKYDTVHRGFKGEVTFDDEALIINGKRIRVFREAQPENLPWKTLEIDVVLESTGKFTTRAGAGKHLQSGAKQVLISAPADKDIPMFLLGVNDSTIDLSADIISNASCTTNNVAPMVKILDDKWGILDGYITTVHSMTGDQNLHDAPHKDLRRARAASASIIPTSTGAAKAITNIFPHLEGKLGGAGIRVPVLNGSLTDFTCILKSKATIEEINQAFKSAADNEMKAVLEYTEDPIVSVDILDNSHSCIFDAQLTSIVGDLVKVVGWYDNESGYSARLVDLVLKLSQRYD from the coding sequence ATGAAATTAGCAATTAATGGTTTTGGTAGAATAGGCCGTATATTTTTACGTGCGGCTTTGGATAAAAATATCAATGTATTGGCTATCAATGATTTGGGTGACCCAAAAACATTAGCACATCTTTTTAAATATGATACCGTTCACCGTGGTTTTAAAGGTGAGGTAACATTTGATGATGAGGCACTGATTATTAATGGAAAAAGAATTCGGGTTTTCAGAGAAGCACAACCTGAGAACTTACCCTGGAAAACGCTGGAGATAGATGTCGTACTGGAATCTACAGGGAAATTTACCACCAGAGCTGGTGCAGGCAAACATTTGCAGTCAGGGGCTAAACAGGTATTGATTTCGGCTCCCGCAGATAAGGATATTCCTATGTTTTTACTGGGCGTAAATGATTCGACAATTGATTTAAGTGCGGATATTATTTCTAACGCTTCCTGTACGACAAATAACGTAGCGCCAATGGTCAAGATCCTTGATGATAAATGGGGGATTCTGGACGGCTATATTACAACCGTACACTCCATGACCGGCGACCAGAATCTTCATGATGCACCGCATAAGGATTTGAGAAGAGCCAGAGCAGCTTCAGCATCTATTATTCCTACAAGCACAGGCGCGGCAAAAGCAATTACTAATATTTTTCCGCATCTGGAGGGCAAATTAGGCGGAGCAGGAATTCGTGTGCCGGTATTAAATGGCTCATTGACGGATTTTACCTGTATCCTTAAATCAAAAGCAACTATAGAAGAGATTAATCAGGCCTTTAAATCTGCCGCAGACAATGAAATGAAAGCAGTGCTGGAATATACAGAGGACCCTATCGTTTCTGTCGATATATTAGATAATTCTCACTCTTGTATTTTTGATGCACAATTAACCTCTATAGTTGGTGACCTGGTTAAGGTTGTAGGCTGGTATGATAATGAATCCGGTTACTCGGCAAGATTAGTGGATCTGGTACTTAAACTCTCTCAGCGTTATGATTAA
- a CDS encoding GNAT family N-acetyltransferase — MIKRIAKEETRFLRSTVLWKNRPLEECELPTDSIEGGFHLGCFEADKLVSIGTFIPEDYKNRGTGGFRLRAMATDPAYTGKGFGAELINFAMDELRSVHASYIWCNARTAAVGFYSKLGFEVISEEFEIPGIGPHYDMLNQIAEK; from the coding sequence ATGATTAAACGGATAGCTAAAGAAGAAACGAGATTTTTAAGAAGCACAGTCTTATGGAAGAACAGACCGCTGGAAGAGTGTGAGTTACCTACAGATAGTATTGAAGGTGGATTTCACCTGGGTTGTTTTGAAGCTGATAAGCTGGTTTCTATCGGGACATTTATTCCGGAAGATTATAAGAACAGAGGTACGGGAGGCTTCAGATTACGTGCTATGGCAACTGATCCGGCTTATACAGGTAAAGGTTTTGGTGCAGAACTGATTAATTTTGCAATGGATGAGCTTAGATCGGTTCATGCTTCTTATATTTGGTGTAATGCAAGAACTGCAGCCGTAGGTTTCTATAGTAAACTGGGTTTTGAAGTCATTTCTGAGGAGTTTGAAATCCCGGGAATCGGCCCGCATTATGATATGTTGAACCAAATAGCCGAAAAATAA
- a CDS encoding phosphoglycerate kinase, producing the protein MKTIDQCDFKDKKALVRVDFNVPLDKDFNITDDKRMRAALPTITKILNDGGSVILMSHLGRPKGGPDNQFSLKHILGDLSRMLDLEVKFADDCIGASAVDKAKNLVPGQVLLLENLRFYKEEEKGDKDFAGKLAKLGDVYVNDAFGTAHRAHASTSIIAEFFPTEKYFGYLMAEELKNAEKINHHAEKPFTAIMGGAKVSDKILLIESLLEKVDNLIIGGGMAYTFSKAQGGEIGTSLLEADRMELCLQLLEKAKSKGVNIILPVDTVIADKFDNNAAKKNVDAGHIPADWMGLDIGPKSVELFSEIIKKSKTLLWNGPMGVFEMANFEQGTRAVANAVVAATKENGAFSLIGGGDSAAAIAKFNLEDEVSYVSTGGGALLEYMEGKELPGVKAING; encoded by the coding sequence ATGAAAACAATTGACCAATGTGATTTCAAGGATAAGAAAGCTTTAGTAAGAGTTGATTTTAACGTCCCTCTGGATAAAGATTTTAATATCACAGATGATAAAAGAATGCGTGCCGCATTACCAACGATCACTAAAATCTTGAATGACGGTGGATCTGTGATTTTAATGTCACACCTGGGCCGTCCAAAAGGAGGTCCTGATAATCAATTCTCGCTGAAACACATTTTAGGTGATTTATCAAGAATGCTTGATCTTGAAGTGAAATTTGCTGATGATTGTATCGGTGCTTCGGCAGTTGATAAAGCAAAAAATCTTGTTCCGGGACAGGTATTGCTACTGGAAAATCTTCGTTTCTACAAAGAGGAAGAAAAAGGAGATAAAGATTTCGCAGGTAAACTGGCTAAATTAGGAGATGTATATGTCAATGATGCTTTCGGTACAGCTCACCGTGCTCATGCTTCTACCTCAATCATTGCTGAGTTTTTCCCGACAGAAAAATACTTCGGATACCTGATGGCTGAAGAACTGAAAAATGCAGAGAAAATAAATCATCATGCTGAAAAACCTTTCACTGCTATTATGGGTGGTGCAAAAGTTTCGGATAAAATCCTGTTAATTGAAAGCTTACTGGAAAAAGTTGATAATCTGATTATTGGTGGTGGTATGGCTTATACATTCAGCAAAGCACAGGGTGGCGAAATAGGCACTTCTCTGCTGGAAGCTGATCGTATGGAACTTTGTCTGCAATTGCTGGAAAAAGCAAAATCAAAAGGAGTAAATATAATTTTACCGGTAGATACGGTTATCGCAGATAAATTTGATAATAACGCAGCAAAGAAAAATGTGGATGCTGGTCATATCCCGGCAGACTGGATGGGACTGGATATTGGTCCTAAGTCAGTTGAGCTTTTCTCTGAAATCATTAAAAAATCAAAAACCTTATTATGGAATGGCCCGATGGGAGTTTTTGAAATGGCAAATTTTGAGCAGGGTACACGTGCTGTCGCTAATGCGGTAGTAGCTGCGACAAAAGAAAATGGTGCATTTTCACTGATTGGTGGTGGTGATTCTGCAGCAGCAATTGCCAAGTTTAATCTGGAAGATGAAGTGAGTTATGTCTCAACCGGTGGTGGTGCTTTACTGGAATATATGGAAGGCAAAGAACTCCCTGGCGTAAAGGCAATTAACGGATAA
- the mraZ gene encoding division/cell wall cluster transcriptional repressor MraZ, protein MVQLLGEFDCKLDTKGRMMVPSNLKKQLPNVEQEGLVINRGFEKHLVIYPKKVWEGIVEELSKLNQYEKKTREFIRFFTRGATELTLDASGRVNLPKSLLEFAGIDGEVILSCQFDKIELWSKTAYDNLLDSEPEDFANLAEEVMGNKNRGEDGK, encoded by the coding sequence ATGGTTCAACTACTTGGAGAATTTGATTGTAAATTGGATACGAAAGGCCGCATGATGGTCCCGTCGAATCTGAAAAAACAATTGCCAAACGTTGAGCAAGAGGGACTTGTGATAAACAGAGGTTTTGAGAAGCACCTGGTCATCTACCCAAAAAAAGTATGGGAAGGGATAGTGGAAGAGTTGAGTAAACTGAACCAGTACGAGAAAAAAACAAGAGAATTTATCCGGTTTTTTACTCGTGGCGCGACAGAATTGACGCTGGATGCCTCGGGTAGAGTCAATCTTCCGAAGTCATTATTGGAATTTGCAGGTATAGATGGAGAAGTAATTCTGTCTTGTCAGTTTGATAAAATAGAGCTCTGGTCTAAAACTGCATATGACAATTTACTGGATAGTGAGCCGGAAGATTTTGCAAATCTGGCAGAAGAAGTGATGGGAAATAAAAACAGGGGGGAAGATGGAAAATAA